From the Leptospira sp. WS60.C2 genome, one window contains:
- a CDS encoding DUF1553 domain-containing protein, producing the protein MRMVPSPIRRSFYFFFSILILFGSLGYVSSRSKQNAVHPLDQLYLKLTPNYGKADRRISLRRLSLHLRGVIPSVSEWKELEKTNEDSLESFAVGFLKQPEFAEYWGNKFGAMLRDKSKGRKIPTGTFFQYLANSLHENKPYDQLVTEMLTSTGSAKESPAALFYIRDGADPLQTAEYVGRLLYAKRVACARCHDHPYISDFTRRDYYALAAFFSQQYFRDGSWEPNRFGKTQSYVPRELEIHLPMEEQKNLQDKNNEWNRDNWNKWTEDQRKEYQKKHELEFATLYYEPKLGLRFPHTDDAPGGDLVRPKFLDGKEAKLKPGEDRRKVFASWLTDKNNDRFRKVMINRVWTELMGWSFFTPLDDWNEDTVVQGEEILNHLDAYFLANQLKLKDLILYIVTSNAYRRTVATQGGKDDPIQFFSPKRLDSDQLLNSLIRVSDLQKIGSIRERNLSFLTNLLGQKPYDLTGTGKVRIPLDNPKEFTNAVEMERPAPYHSMLAVFGSGQRVDISDDLSELTIEQMLTLMNGRVVGKLVWDFGNNQSLVKAEFEETKSMNQVIQNLYFRLLGRFPSKGEIDKIKSYQTKPDNHFDKDLLQDLFWALLNSQEFQHVN; encoded by the coding sequence ATGAGAATGGTTCCCTCTCCAATTCGAAGAAGTTTCTATTTCTTCTTCTCGATTTTGATCCTATTTGGATCCCTTGGTTATGTTTCTTCCCGTTCAAAACAGAATGCGGTTCATCCACTTGACCAATTATATTTGAAGCTGACACCTAACTATGGAAAGGCGGACAGAAGGATATCTCTTCGTAGACTTTCCCTCCATCTGCGAGGTGTCATTCCTAGTGTCAGCGAATGGAAAGAATTAGAAAAAACGAATGAAGATTCATTGGAATCGTTTGCTGTCGGTTTTTTGAAACAACCGGAGTTTGCCGAATACTGGGGTAACAAATTCGGTGCAATGCTCAGGGATAAATCCAAAGGACGAAAGATTCCGACGGGAACTTTTTTTCAATACTTGGCAAACTCTCTTCATGAAAACAAACCATACGACCAGTTGGTAACCGAAATGTTAACTTCGACTGGTTCAGCGAAAGAATCTCCAGCAGCCTTGTTTTATATTCGTGATGGAGCCGATCCATTACAAACAGCAGAGTATGTGGGAAGATTGTTATATGCAAAGCGAGTCGCATGCGCTAGGTGCCATGACCATCCCTATATTTCTGATTTTACGAGAAGAGATTATTATGCACTCGCTGCCTTTTTTAGCCAACAATACTTTCGAGATGGAAGTTGGGAGCCAAATCGTTTTGGGAAAACTCAAAGTTATGTGCCGAGAGAATTGGAAATCCATTTACCAATGGAAGAACAAAAGAATCTCCAAGACAAAAATAATGAATGGAACCGAGACAATTGGAACAAATGGACCGAAGATCAGAGAAAAGAATACCAAAAGAAACATGAATTGGAATTTGCCACTTTGTATTACGAACCAAAACTAGGCCTTCGTTTTCCCCATACGGATGATGCACCAGGTGGAGATCTGGTAAGACCTAAATTTTTAGATGGTAAGGAAGCCAAACTAAAACCTGGTGAGGATCGGAGAAAGGTATTTGCCTCTTGGTTAACTGATAAAAACAATGATCGGTTCCGTAAAGTGATGATCAATCGCGTTTGGACAGAACTCATGGGCTGGAGTTTTTTCACACCTCTGGACGATTGGAACGAAGACACCGTGGTGCAAGGAGAAGAAATCCTAAACCATTTGGATGCTTATTTCTTAGCGAACCAATTGAAACTTAAAGATTTAATTTTGTACATTGTGACTTCGAATGCGTACAGGCGCACCGTGGCAACTCAAGGAGGAAAGGATGATCCCATCCAATTTTTTTCACCCAAGCGTTTAGACAGTGACCAACTTCTTAACTCACTCATTCGGGTCTCTGACTTACAAAAGATTGGAAGTATCAGAGAGCGTAATTTGTCGTTTTTGACAAACCTATTGGGACAAAAACCGTATGATCTTACGGGAACAGGAAAGGTTCGGATTCCATTGGACAACCCCAAAGAATTCACGAATGCAGTGGAAATGGAACGACCGGCTCCTTACCATTCGATGCTTGCTGTGTTTGGATCGGGACAAAGAGTCGATATCTCGGATGATTTATCTGAACTCACCATTGAACAAATGTTAACACTCATGAATGGACGAGTGGTTGGCAAATTGGTTTGGGATTTTGGAAACAATCAGTCTCTTGTCAAAGCAGAATTTGAAGAGACCAAATCCATGAACCAAGTGATCCAAAATTTATATTT
- a CDS encoding SPFH domain-containing protein — protein MALIDRIKFEGNPSEIVWKYPSDEISTAGQLVVDENLEAIFFKEGKALDTFGPGTHTLKTGNIPILEALVNLPFGGKTPFTAEVYYVNKSIFAMKWGTNTPIPLEDPKYKIVLNIRAFGDYKFRIKDSRSFLLNVVKGGNRTTNESIDEFLKPNIVRGIGDFISEVILNNNTSVVEINKYRDESSTAGRVKLAPEFEKYGIDLTEFNVASVNFDQNDPNYQRIQKIITDKFEIDMLGDKYQQKKMFDIGQAAAENEGQGGGAMGAGMGMGMGMNMAQMMGNMMNQGGQNQAGGATPNANDPAARIAKLKGLLDQGLISAEEFEAKKKEILSSL, from the coding sequence ATGGCACTAATAGACAGAATTAAATTTGAAGGAAACCCAAGTGAAATCGTATGGAAATACCCATCCGATGAAATCAGCACAGCAGGACAGCTCGTAGTAGATGAAAATCTAGAAGCGATTTTTTTTAAAGAAGGAAAAGCTTTAGATACGTTTGGTCCAGGAACTCACACACTCAAAACTGGAAATATTCCGATTTTAGAGGCTCTCGTGAATCTACCGTTTGGTGGAAAAACTCCTTTCACAGCAGAAGTGTATTATGTAAACAAATCGATCTTTGCGATGAAATGGGGAACAAACACTCCCATCCCTCTCGAAGATCCTAAATATAAAATTGTTCTCAACATACGAGCATTTGGTGACTATAAATTCAGAATCAAAGATTCTCGGTCGTTTTTACTGAATGTGGTCAAAGGTGGAAACCGTACGACAAACGAATCGATTGATGAATTTCTAAAACCAAATATTGTTCGAGGGATTGGTGATTTTATTTCCGAAGTGATCTTAAACAATAACACATCGGTTGTTGAGATTAACAAATATCGCGATGAAAGTTCCACTGCGGGCCGTGTCAAGTTGGCTCCTGAATTTGAAAAGTATGGAATTGATTTGACTGAATTTAACGTTGCTTCTGTTAACTTTGATCAAAACGATCCAAACTACCAAAGAATCCAAAAAATCATCACAGACAAATTCGAGATTGATATGTTAGGTGATAAATACCAACAGAAAAAGATGTTCGATATCGGCCAAGCTGCGGCCGAAAACGAAGGCCAAGGTGGTGGTGCCATGGGTGCTGGAATGGGTATGGGAATGGGGATGAATATGGCACAAATGATGGGCAATATGATGAACCAAGGTGGCCAAAACCAAGCAGGGGGAGCTACTCCTAACGCAAATGATCCGGCAGCAAGGATTGCGAAACTAAAAGGACTGCTTGACCAAGGCCTCATCAGTGCCGAAGAATTTGAAGCAAAGAAAAAGGAGATCCTTTCTTCTTTGTAA
- a CDS encoding zinc ribbon domain-containing protein yields the protein MVAMAEEKIYEMLWDCEFCGSKKLLGKTHRHCPNCGATQDPNRRYFPNEEDKVAVQDHIYYGADKVCPFCQTANGAKATFCGNCGGSLDGAQNVKLRSDQDGVTEDSVQKAKEDLAFQNSEWVKPHPKTPKWVLWLLGSILFGGIGFVCLGVLWTEKVELQVTHHEWSRTIAIDQFKPVSESDWCDSMPLGAYSVSRSRQVRSYNSIPDGEDCRTVRSDRGDGTFSESESCTTRYKQEPVYDNHCSYRIDKWAFDRNAVAKGFGTTQEPYWPTPQIRECGSTSIGCERLGPKTEKYVVHFTESSGETKGEKHDCEFEMPKWKSILPKAQYQSEKSVIFNYITCDSIQMLDGNGAEE from the coding sequence TTGGTTGCGATGGCGGAAGAAAAAATCTATGAAATGCTTTGGGACTGTGAATTCTGCGGTTCTAAAAAATTACTCGGAAAAACACATAGGCACTGTCCTAATTGCGGAGCCACTCAAGACCCAAATCGAAGGTATTTTCCAAATGAGGAAGACAAAGTTGCTGTACAAGACCACATCTATTATGGGGCTGATAAAGTTTGTCCCTTTTGCCAAACGGCCAATGGAGCTAAAGCAACCTTTTGTGGAAACTGTGGTGGATCTTTGGATGGAGCTCAGAATGTAAAACTTCGTTCTGACCAAGATGGTGTTACGGAAGATTCCGTCCAAAAAGCAAAAGAAGACCTGGCGTTTCAAAATTCAGAATGGGTAAAACCTCATCCTAAAACACCGAAATGGGTACTTTGGTTATTGGGTTCGATTCTCTTCGGTGGCATTGGCTTTGTGTGTTTAGGTGTGTTGTGGACCGAAAAAGTAGAACTGCAAGTCACACACCATGAATGGTCTCGCACTATTGCGATCGACCAGTTCAAACCTGTATCAGAATCCGATTGGTGTGATTCCATGCCGTTAGGAGCGTATAGTGTTTCCCGAAGCAGACAAGTTAGAAGTTACAATAGCATACCCGATGGGGAAGACTGCCGTACAGTACGTTCGGATAGGGGCGATGGAACTTTCTCCGAAAGTGAAAGTTGTACGACACGGTACAAGCAAGAACCTGTTTATGATAACCATTGCAGCTATCGCATTGATAAGTGGGCTTTTGATCGGAATGCGGTGGCCAAAGGATTTGGAACCACACAAGAACCGTATTGGCCAACACCTCAAATTCGTGAATGTGGGAGTACATCGATTGGATGTGAAAGACTTGGTCCAAAGACAGAAAAATACGTAGTACATTTCACCGAATCCAGCGGAGAAACCAAAGGTGAAAAACATGACTGTGAGTTTGAGATGCCAAAATGGAAATCCATTTTACCAAAGGCACAGTACCAATCAGAAAAAAGTGTGATTTTTAATTATATCACTTGTGACAGCATACAAATGTTAGATGGAAATGGAGCAGAGGAATAA
- a CDS encoding patatin-like phospholipase family protein: protein MKRTELERQAIQKFLKSVELFKNLPKPVLTRLANNVQEKLIRSHEALYYKGESSESIYIIRYGEILLENIAGQSHVYVGSGQVLAENSLISSSNHSTSAIAVIDTLVYVLNGKLFLQLASQEKVFAQNIIQMMGTRMRENLDRAGHKEKFTGLRRLCVHVPLEPEYHFGEKIKSFLNEYGETTKKLSLAIPISTFKGMDTTQISEHLTNLRSKTPLLHIYFDESTSRTDLHYLVVQSDFLVFWEDDPEKFYKEKEEIILFWKSRIRNFEGRAIRLMESGVRKSYLPQNQSLKTFYQKDTLARYLVAKTRGLALGGGGARALAHVGLLKVLHREGIHFDFISGASMGAVIAALYARKNTPEEIEDMIKKFFGGLESAFDPTLPIVAFFKGKRMKRMLKKGFGDQRIEELPLPFATSAVDLQTGKEHIFDQGPITEALTSAMSLPGAFPPYRLGEQLLVDGGMINNVPENLIRSKGADVVMGINVSPLQEIVPVKLFEDYNTTEKGFFRYIWDTLKYPPILQIMTRTITLEGREITRLKRPKMDLFVHFHLEEFQLFDFARYQEIIDKGEREAEANLAEIKQLFS from the coding sequence ATGAAACGAACAGAATTAGAACGACAGGCCATACAGAAATTTTTAAAGTCTGTGGAGCTATTCAAAAATCTTCCCAAACCAGTTCTCACTAGACTTGCCAACAATGTCCAAGAAAAACTGATCCGCAGTCACGAGGCTCTCTACTACAAAGGAGAGTCCTCTGAATCCATCTACATCATCCGATATGGAGAGATCTTGTTGGAAAATATAGCAGGGCAATCTCACGTCTATGTGGGATCAGGCCAAGTTTTGGCAGAAAATTCGCTCATTTCTAGTTCTAATCATTCCACTTCTGCTATTGCTGTCATTGACACACTTGTCTATGTGTTAAACGGAAAACTATTTTTACAACTTGCATCCCAGGAGAAAGTTTTTGCTCAAAACATCATACAAATGATGGGAACACGGATGCGTGAAAATTTAGATCGTGCCGGGCACAAAGAAAAATTTACCGGATTACGTCGGTTATGTGTGCATGTACCTTTGGAACCAGAATATCATTTTGGAGAGAAAATAAAATCGTTTTTAAATGAATATGGAGAGACAACTAAAAAACTTTCCTTAGCGATTCCTATTTCGACATTCAAAGGGATGGATACAACGCAAATATCCGAACATCTAACAAACCTTAGAAGCAAAACTCCTTTACTTCACATTTATTTTGATGAATCCACATCAAGAACCGATTTACATTACTTAGTTGTTCAGTCTGATTTTTTGGTTTTTTGGGAAGATGATCCCGAGAAGTTTTACAAAGAAAAAGAAGAAATCATTCTGTTTTGGAAAAGCCGAATCCGAAATTTTGAAGGTCGTGCCATTCGCCTTATGGAGAGTGGAGTCAGAAAAAGTTATCTTCCACAAAACCAATCACTGAAAACGTTTTACCAAAAAGATACTTTAGCTCGTTACCTTGTCGCAAAAACAAGAGGTCTTGCTTTGGGTGGTGGTGGTGCGAGAGCTCTTGCACATGTGGGTTTACTCAAAGTGTTACATCGTGAGGGGATCCATTTTGATTTTATTTCAGGTGCATCTATGGGTGCTGTGATTGCGGCATTATATGCTAGAAAAAATACTCCTGAAGAAATTGAAGATATGATTAAAAAATTCTTTGGGGGGCTCGAAAGTGCCTTTGATCCCACTTTGCCAATCGTTGCCTTTTTTAAGGGCAAACGAATGAAACGAATGTTAAAAAAAGGATTTGGAGACCAACGAATCGAAGAATTACCACTTCCATTTGCAACCTCGGCTGTGGACTTACAAACAGGCAAAGAACATATTTTTGACCAAGGCCCGATTACAGAGGCTCTTACAAGTGCAATGAGTTTACCTGGTGCATTTCCTCCTTACAGATTGGGAGAGCAGTTGTTAGTTGATGGTGGTATGATCAATAATGTACCTGAGAATCTCATTCGATCAAAAGGTGCCGATGTAGTGATGGGGATCAATGTGTCTCCACTGCAAGAAATTGTCCCAGTCAAACTTTTTGAGGACTATAATACTACTGAAAAAGGATTTTTTCGTTACATTTGGGATACTTTAAAATACCCACCAATTTTACAAATCATGACAAGGACCATCACTCTTGAAGGAAGAGAAATCACACGTCTGAAACGACCTAAGATGGATTTGTTTGTACATTTCCATTTGGAAGAATTTCAGTTATTTGATTTTGCAAGATACCAAGAAATCATTGATAAAGGTGAAAGAGAAGCAGAGGCCAATTTAGCTGAGATCAAACAATTATTTTCGTAA